GTCCAGAACAGCACTGTGCTGAAAAAATATCGCGCAAACTTTGTATGGCATGCCAGTCATATTCACATTGTTTTCATATGTATGTGTCTGTTTGTAATAAGGTGGAGGACAATGTTCGGAATTTCAGTAGTTCCATCCATTTTGCTTGCTCTTGGAATGGCCGTTTCACCTGAAAGCCCTCGCTGGCTATTCCAGGTTTGTATGTGGAAAACCCCTTATCCATGTTTCCACTCCAAACTTAAGCCTAACACTTACTGATTATTTTGTGATTAACCGCAGCAAGGAAAGCTTTCTCAGGCGGAAACAGCTATTAAAAAGCTATATGGAAGAGAAAAGGTTGCCGAAGTTATGTATGACCTAAAAGCTGCTGGCCAAGGTTCTTCTGAGCCAGATGCTAGCTGGTTTGATCTTTTCAGCAAACGCTATTGGAAAGGTATTTTTGTTTGGCTGTTTCAGATCTGACTTTTGTTTCCTCAAATTGCACATGAGATCAATTTGGTGATTTGTGCTTACATTATTTTTCCTACCACAGTTGTTAGCGTGGGTGCGGCACTGTTCTTGTTCCAACAGCTTGCTGGCATAAATGCTGTTGTATATTACTCTACATCAGTGTTTCGCAGTGCAGGCATTGCATCTGATGTTGCAGCGAGTGCTCTTGTTGGAGCAGCCAATGTTTTTGGTTAGTTCATGCTTAGAAAGTATTTTACAATCAACTTTGAAATGACCTTTCtgatggtatatatatttctgttaGGCACAATGGTTGCATCTTCTCTGATGGACAAGCAAGGAAGGAAAAGCCTTCTGATAACAAGCTTTTCTGGCATGGTATACCATTGTCTAGGATGAACCATGTTTTGATCTTTCTAAATATTGAAATGAAAGtttgcttataaataaaaattcactGCTTTTCCTCTTGAAGGCTGCCTCAATGTTGCTTCTATCATTGTCCTTCACCTGGAAGGCTTTGGCACCTTATGCAGGCCCTCTTGCTGTTGCTGGCACTGTTTTGTAAGTGGATTTTCCTACCCTTAGTCAGGGTTTTTGCTGGTTGtccttgttaatttttaataacttgaatataattttattcaggTATGTGCTGTCTTTTGCTCTTGGAGCTGGCCCAGTTCCAGCATTGCTCCTTCCTGAAATATTTGCCTCCAGAATAAGGGCTAAAGCTGTTGCATTATCTCTGGGCATGCACTGGGTAAGTTATGCTTGGTGTGTTGGATGAAGTTTGACAGATTTGTGGTATCTGTAATGTAGTTTGACTGCTTTCCTATATAATTGAAAATCTTTTAACTTCTGTGAAAGTGAACAGAACTAATAACTGTTCAAAGATTGCAATTAACAAATAAGTTTTGGATGTATAGAATCCTTTCATCTAGGTATGGTGATCATTGTTGTAGGATAACTgcacttttattttattgccTTACTGCTGTCACTTCATCGGCtgcttattttttcctttgcaGGTTTCTAACTTCTTTATTGGCCTTTACTTCTTGAGTGTCGTCAACAAATTCGGTATCAGTACTGTGTATTTGGGTTTTGCATCTGTTTGCGCTCTTGCTGTTCTTTACATAGCTGGAAATGTGGTTGAGACCAAGGGGCGTTCTTTGGAGGAGATTGAGCGGGCTCTAAGTTCAGCAAGTTGATCTGCTAGTCACTCTGGTGACTGAATGGGTATTCAAGAAAACATCCTGTGGCTTAGGTCCTGGAGATGCTCTTTCTAGTAGTTTTGAAATAAACGAGTGGCAAGTGAATTTTTATGAACTGGAGTGGCAAGTGAATTTTTATGAACTGGAGTGGCAAGTGAGCTCGGTATATTCTGTGAATTGGTTGTGGCTTAGAGGGTTGTAAATTCTGACATTTGTCAGAATCAAAGATGTTCATACTGTAGTTCTTACATGCCACCGTTTCTAGTGTATAGAtgaccttttcttccttttgttgGAAATAAAAGCAGCTCGTCGAATTTGCAGCAATTCATTTTATGTTGTTATTCCTACTTACCATTGGTGTGATTAGTGTATTTGTCATATCTAGACCGAGTATCGAACCAGTCGAAGAGCTTATGTGATGCATTTGATCTCAACTGGATAAACACACATTAGCAAGAGATCATTTCGTGATGCATCTGCTCTGATTCTCAATTCTAATTCCAACAAACATTCAGGGGATGCCTGTCTCACCTTATGCTTGTTGtgtttccataaaaaaaaatccaaacagtatattttaaataaaaaataatttatgttttttaaccatagcttaaaaataaactacgacaaaaaactctaaaattaactcaaatttaagattaaaaaatttacacttTGACTTgtaagcagaaacgaaaagataaaactatttttatttcgtTGCAcatggtgatgtttttgttcATACTGTACTACgtttctttcaaaatttgttaaaaaatactaataatatttctccATATACTTTCTCACATCAACCTATTACCATTTAAAGTCAAATcctctatttaatttattcgcATATTTACTTATCTCAATCGAGCGTAACTATTTCTGAATTTAACCTTAATTGCCTCCAGAAATGTCGTGTGCCTACTTTCTCACCTTAACCTATCATAATTCTAGTCATTCTTCGCTTATATTTTCATCTCAACTGATAAATATTTCTCATTTCAAACCtaactcttaaaaaaaatgtcaaaagtAGCGATGCAGCATAAATAGGCTGTCCCCCTCTGAATTAATTCGCTGAAAAATTTGTGTATGCTATGCTACTATTATGAGCAGCATAAATTGGTTGTTCCCTTCTGCAACTACCCGCCTAGACAGTACAGTATCCAGCGGCAACCTCTCGGTGTCGGTACAGCGTCGCCGGAGTGCAGATGGGCTCCCCGTCCTACCGGCTCGCGGCGGCGATCACGATCCCCTCCACCGACGAGTTCCTCGTCgtccgccagccgcctccgccgtcccCAGCGCCcgcgtcggaggaggaggaggagtaccGGGGCTACGTCGACAGCGAACTCTACGACCTCCCGTCGGCTCCCCTGCGGCCCCTTGCGGGTGAGCTCCGGTCGGATGTGACCATCCGCGGCGCCGACTCCATCGCCGGCCGACTCGATATCTCGCGCCTCGACGTGTCCGCCGCCCTCGCTCAGGTAAATCCATTAGCACTTACTAGACGTTGCTTAGCATTTGCCCTCCATTCGATTGATAAATTTGGGGAGTTTACTAGTACCTACTTGGAGTAGCATCAGTTGGATGAACTTAACTCTTCTAAACGACGGCGTCTCACTAGATTTGCGATCAATTCGGCTTGCCGAGTGGGGTATGTGGGGAGTGGAGGTTCCTGAAGTATGTGGAGGAAGCAGAGTTTGGCCCAGACGCTGGGCTCAACACGGTGCTCATCATTGGTTCATTGGAGTCAAAACTGGAGGCGTTGCAAGGTCTAATGCTTTGTTTTCTCAGATTCCGtgtatatcatttaatttttaccaTCCTATGTTGCTCACTGCAGAGTCCTGTAAGTGGATGACCAAAGAATGTGCTTTGGGATTGCTCTCTGAAGCCAAGCCTGGTGGTACTCGCATAGGGCCGTATGCGTATGTTGGACTTGTGAAGACAGAGCTACCATCAAACTGGACAATTGGCTCTGCATTGCCCTCCCAGGTCTCTACATTTTCCACTACCACAAAAATAAAGCCCAGTGTAGAGTTTACTATCATGCCACTATGACAGACTATCTTACTTTCCTGAGACGTATAATTTGTTAGGAGTACCCTCCTGGAATAACGCTTGTGCCGATGAAGAGTAGAACGTTACAGCCCTTCCGTACAACTAATCTTGTCGTAGTACTAGCAGCCAATGCTGCTGGCGGATCAGCATGCTCTGATTGTGTTGCTTCTGGAGATGCCCTACTAATAGATCCTGGGTGCTGCTCACAGGTTCATGGAAAGGTATTAACTTATTCTCCAAATTGTGTGCTCTAATTTCACTTCTTGTGGAACACAATTTCTGTCATtgatttcttatttaaaatattgtaatgCACTGCCATAGATTTCCAGAGAAGTTCCTTCCTCTTATCTTATTCATTCAAATCATGGTTCCTTCCACTAGACCAGTGTTATTAAGATCTTCGTCATATGTGACTTTGTCCAGAAGGCCTCTAAACTTACCTAGAAAACAACCCGTACATGAATATAGCAAACTCTACCAAAGAATGGCACCAGGGGGCAAAATGTTGCAAGActtattttgagaattttgCACTTGCAAAGTGTGCTTTTTTTCGAATGCTAGTTCACACAGAACTGTGTGTTTTACATTTACCGATTTATTAACTCGTGAGAATGTCTGCATCCTTAATTATTACCATGTTCAGCTTGCAGAACTCGTCGATTCTCTTCCAAAGAAGTTAGTGGTCCTTGTCACACATCATCACAATGATCATGTTGATGGTATGGTTACAAATATTTCCTTCAGCACTTCTTCAATTGTTTTATGTTCTTATGCAGTGATTGAGATTCCTTGAAAGCTGGAAACATGTGTCGCATTGTAGTAGGCGTTTGGGATAATTACTATCATACTGATTTGTTCAAGGACCATCACAAGTAACCTGACTTCATTTCCTGAAATATTTCAGGTCTCTCAGTTGTTCAGAGATGCAACCCTGACGCTGCTCTTTTGACACATGAAAATACAATGAACCGCATAGGGAAAGGTTATGACCTGTCTCTCTTTTCTTGGCGTGTAAACTGTAAATTAttcatcttctcttttttaagAAGTTAataagtactacctccatttcatatcgtaagactttctagcctgaTCTAAATTCaacaattgataaatgtatataatttatatatatgtttagattcattagtatacatatgaatttaggcaagccTAGAAAGTCTACAtcgtgaaacggaggaagtactgAAATCAGTTGGGAAATGTGATATGTACTAAGCAAGTCAAACTGTCAAAACATGTCTAACCCAAGTTTAAAATCAAGTAAAAAAACCTGTAACCTCAGCTAAAATACACCTTGACTCCTTGAGGATCACCTCTGCCACATTTTCCttaatatctttttttaaatattgggAAAATTTTAAGAGTTCCTAATCTGCAGCTTGCATGCAAATCGTTCAGAGtttccaaataaaaaaggcTTGATGCATTGAACATAAAAGCTAACACTCATATATCTTTTGTCAGAATCGCCATATTAGTAGTTCATGTTAGTTCTGGTAGTCTTACACCATTAATTTGGACTACTACTATTCAATACTATCTTCAACTGGTTTACACCAGCACATTAGTTCataatttcattgtttttttggaagaTCACAATATTTGTATGAATTGTTTTAAATATTCCACAACCACCTTATTATTTTATCTGCAAATGTACAGGAAATTGGTCGATTGGCTATACTGCTGTAGCTGGGGGCGAAATTATATGCATAGGAGATCAACAACTGCAAGTTGTTTTTGCCCCTGTAAGATGTGCATGACCTCTCTATGCTATCTagaattctttttatttcataCTGCAAGTGTAGGTTTTCATTTGAAGAAGGCTGTGTTTCTGCTAGCTATGTAGAATCTTCCATGTAAAGTCATGATAGCAGAAACATGTCATTGTTAGATTTCAGATTTTGTGTATTCATCCATTTCCTGTTATGATCTTAAGGGCAATGCTGTCTGATACTGCCATGCCATCTATCTCATACTGAACAAAGCTATTTAGTCATGTGAAATAATAGCAAATGAACTACATCTATGAATTTAGTTTAGCTTTTCTTAAAACTAGATTGAACATGTTGGACAAATTCAATTGAAACTCTCTTTGGAGAAAtgtaagaaatattttataccaTCATAAATATGACACAGGTTTATTTTGTGTAGGTTCATTCATTATATTCTTAGTTAgtctcatttaatttttcaatttttttttgtatcatAGGGTCATACAGATGGTCACATGGGGGTGTTACATGTTAATACCAATGCACTCATTGTTGGTGATCACTGTGTAGGGTAAGCATTCTTCAACATATTAGTTGTAGCATTATCAGGTACTTCATGACCTTCTGGTATGAAGTTATGCAACACTGTAGTGTTAAATTATTAGCGTAATTGTACTATGGAGTGTTGGATCTTTGAAGAGTAATATGCCTGGGTCAGTTATTTAGTGATTAAAGCGATGGAATTTTAGACTTTTGTATTTAATTGGTACTCCGGCGTCCTTGATTTAGCTTCCTGAACCCGATTAGATTGTGGTCGAAagatactttctttttttgaagaaacattcatatttatattctgTAGTCGTTTTTCCACTTCAACAGGTCTTACAAGGAGTCTTTTAACTTTGGTACACTGTGATGCAAAACTACAAACTGTTTTCAGTATTTTGCTTAAAACAAGTACATATGTCAGTACTCAGTAGAACGGCCTAAGACAAGTTTGCTTTACTCTTCTCAGGCAAGGAAGTGCAACATTGGATAATAGAGCTGGTGGCAACATGATGGTAGgccatttcttttgtttcaaagaaCACAGAGCATTGCACTAATGCACCACCAAGACTGTAATCTACAAGGAAAttcccatcttttttttcttttcactttgTTTCGGTGATATACCTTTTTCTGTGTATATTTTCTCATCCTCTTGTATTTCtgtctttaaatttttttattcatgctCATGCGTCCAGAGAAAAATGTCTAAACCTGAGTTGTATTAGCGAAATGTTGTTCTGAGTTCTGACATATGCAGGACTACTTTCAAACTACATACAAATTCTTGGACATGtcaccacatgtgctaattcCAATGCATGGAAGAATCAACCTATGGCCCAAGCATATGCTTTGTGGATACCTTAGGTATGGAACTAATTATTTCTGTAAACTATCTATACATTACAGATTATATGGTCAATAGAGTGCTCATTCGTAGAAGATGGAATCTGCACCTCAGGATTATAATTGTTTACTCAGTAATAGACAATGCTATTTATTTCTTgccaaaaatagaaataaattcAGCCATTCAAGCCATTTCTTTGATTCTTTGTTAACTATTCCTTGAAAACATCTTCCGTTTGTTTGCATTTTCACGGTCCCGCTTCAATACCATAGATGCCAACATGTGACTAAActactttgttttgtttctgcaTATGATTTACCCCTTTTGGGGGCACTGAAGACATGATTGATGATTCTAATTTTGTTCTACTTTTCAGGCACCGAAGGGCAAGAGAAGCCTCCATTCTGCAGTCTATAGAGAATGGGGCTCGAACTCTGTTTGACATAGTTTCAAAGACATATGCTGATGTAGACAGAAAATTATGGATTCCTGCTTCTTTCAATGTTCGCCTTCATGTTGATCACCTTAACTCTCAACATAAACTACCTAAGGTGAGAGTTTTTTGAATAATTCTGAGAGTATTCTCCCTTTAAACTTAATAGAATCTAAAGGACATATTAGGGCACCTCCAATACAGAGTGCTTAGTGCTTAGCTTAATTATGTTGCTAAGCACCTCACTAAGCACCCTGCATTGGAGGTGCCCTTATACATTCAGGTAATGTAGTCTCGTTGGTCTTGTAGAAATTTACATGAACTATATTAGTGTAGCAAAGTTTTGCTGGATGAATATTGACCAAGTAGAAAACACAATATACACAGACACAGATGAATATTTGCATAATTGGGCTAAAGGAAGGGAGCTTGCTTTCTGTCTTGGACATAGGATAATAAGATGAGATGACAATACTTCTTGTTGTAGGATTCTTGCGTCAGTTGCTTTCAATAATAAGGATACTGAACCTTGATAAAAACAGATACACCGATCAAATCTGATGCTTATATTTTCTAGGTGACACTGATGTTCAGGTTCTAACCTAAATAGATTATTTGGTGTAACTGATTTGCAGTtcttaacttaaattttgccTGATCTATTCTTTACAAGTTTCTCCAAAAAGCAGATAAATTTCCATCATGACATAAGGGCATTGCTAATAGTTGGTGCTGAGTTGTGTTTCATTTTTGTCCTTTTTTGTGGAAAACTATGATCTTGTTAGAGCCATTTATTCTCTAATAGCGAAGATTAGTTTAATATAAGTTTCTTGGGAATCATCTTGCAGGATTTCTCCTTACAAATGttcaaccgaagttgtgatgAATTTGTTCCTACCCTATAATAACCATGAGTGAGAAAAGGCCCGTCAAATGCTGCTTTGAGTTCGGATTCAATTTAGGTGTGGGTGTGATCAATGTTTTAGCATGTTTAGCATGAAGTTAAAAGCAGTCATGAGTTATTCATAATTGATTTGACAAATGTTGTAATCTATCAGATATGCATATTGAAAACTCTTGCCAGTCTGCAATGCTTGGAATTTTACCACCTGACTCTCAAAATGAACACAAGTGAAATACCCTTTTGGGCCTTTTCACCCAGATAATTTATCATTACGTCtggcttttatatatttgtataatcgTATTACACCAAGGTAACAACTTTCTATTATTTCAGAAGATATTCCTCAGATTATCAGCCTCATTTACTGTGTGCAGAGCTTTTCGATGGAGAAGTTCGAAGCGAGCTGCGGAATGGACTTCATGCTGCGGTGGGCGGTGGCGTATGTGCAAGCCAGGAGCTCACCAGCTACCCTTGCGGCAACTGCCCTTGCCGGTGGTCTGGCAATTGCTTACGCCTTCAAAAGGAAAAGCGGCAACGAGCTGTAGGATTCTCCCATACGGTAATCACCATTCGCATccacccatttttttttctctcttaacCTTATGTCTCCGGCATACGGGTCAACTTGCAACTTCCAAATTGATATAGGGACTTCCGAGTTCGTGAGCTTTCCCCCATCTATACACAAGATtggggtaaaaaaaaataagtactTTGAGTCAACGTATGATACAGGTGCAGATTAGGGCCTTCGAGTTCTTGATCCTTGAACCTCACACCTGCGTTACTACGTGGAGTGGTGAGGTCAAACCTTTACGATTGCCTACTTCAAAACACTTAGATATCTTTAGGACACGTTCATGAAGAATGTAgttcataagaaaaaaaaaatgaatatacaTTAAACCTGTCGCATCTCGCATGACAGTCCAATGGTGGCAAACACGATGTAGGcgatattttgatttataggATCAGAATTTTAGGGCTTTTCGCATGGCatagttttgaattttagagtttCTTTGCCACTTTCGTTTAAAATCTACTAAAGTTAACTATTTCCTCGAAATATTTTGACCGATTATGATTTCTGATCCTGGTGCATAAAACCGGAGGCGAACAGTTTCCGCAAGTTAATTGTCATTGTTACTATGTTTCCACTGCACTCCAGTTGACCAGTATACCACATGCATGCCTTGAGTCGAATGCAGAAACTTTAAACTGACCAAACCACACACTGTGACCTCGGTTTTGATGCCGTAAAAAATCTGACGTGTTTTCCTTAGCTCAGCACAGTACACACAATTTGCATATCTGCATATACTACACatgctctaaaatataagaaatcttggttaaatatttgttttgtgaaaatctcttatattttatGACAAAGATGGTACTCCTCCATACGAAAATGTTTGACGttacgtcaaataaaaaggttgtcaaataaaaaagttgggAGGGAGTATGTCATTTGATTTCTAGGTGAGTGTAGGACGCACCAGTTCATTGTTACTGAAATAACAGCGTTAATACTTTCTATCTTTGCtaaatatatggataaatcataaaagacgTTAATGTTTACAAGCACCCAATGTGCCTCTCAATTTGTCTTCTCGCTTCTCGAGAGAGCATTGATTCTTGGTCTCTTGGATCATGCTCCAGTATTTTTGTAAGATCCATACGTACATGTGGCATTTGATTCGTATTAATTTACCTAGTATTTTTCACGGTACATACCCACTTGGGTAATCTTAAACggaaaaaatagaagaacCTAAGACATAGCAGATTGCTTCCTTACTACAGTTCCTAGTCTCCACTGATGATGAGATTAGTCAACAGGTGCAAACTTTTGCACTAACAAGCCACGTTATTTTAAGTAGAAACCAAAGCGCTAGAGCTGCATACATGCCTTTGTAGCTTGTTATGCATGGCCGTCATGGGCCAGTGTTCTACGAGGAGCTGCATTTCTCTCTCACTAGCTTGTGCAAGCTAGGTCATGAACAGCACGAACAAGCCCATGGCTGCCTCTCATTCAGGCAGCAAGCTCCTCAAAGCTGTGCTTTTCCTGCTCATCTTCTCGTTAGGATTCATCATGGGCATGGTCTCCATGGCCAACTTCCCTAAATTCTACGACTCGCCTTTATTGTCACCAATGCTGTtctcctcccttgcgccatCATCAACGCCGACGGCGCCAGCACCGTCGCCGGAGACACCGTGCGCGtggccaccgtcgtcgcccagccctcctccgccgtcggcgccaccgccaccagtGGAAagaccggcggcgccggcgggacTGGCGGCGTTTCTTGCGCCGAGCGGCGTGGTGCACGCCATGACCGACGAGGAGCTCCTGTGGAGGGCGTCCATGGCGCCGAAGGTGTCCCGCACGCCGTACAGCCGCGTCCCGAAGGTGGCGTTCATGTTCTTGGTGACGAACCGGCTGCCGCTGCGCCCTCTGTGGGAGAAGTTCTTCGCGGGGCACAACCGAAGCCTCTACTCCATTTACGTGCACTCGCATCCTCCTTTCGCCGCGTCGTTGCCCACGGACTCCGTCTTCTACGGCCGTATGATTCCAAGCCAGGTACACAATGCCGTCTGGGAGTAGATGTTTGTGTCACACGATCTGACGCTGGAATCGCGCGTGTGTGCAACGCAGAGGACGAGCTGGGGCGACGCGAAcctggtggaggcggagcggcggctgcTGGCGAACGCGCTGCTGGACCTGTCGAACGAGCGGTTCGCGCTGCTGTCGGAGTCGTGCATCCCGATCTTCGACTTCCCGGCCGTGTACGCGCACCTGACCGGCTCCAACGACAGCTTCGTCGACTGCTTCGACAACGCCGGCGCCCGGGCGCGGTACAAGCCGGACGTGTTCGGGCGCCACAACATCACGCAGGCGCACTGGCGCAAGGGCTCCCAGTGGTTCGAGATGgaccgcgccctcgccgtcgaggtcgtcgccgacggCTCCTACTTCCCGGCGTTCCGCGCCTGCACCCGCTGCATCATCGACGAGCACTACATCCCCACGCTGGTGAACATCCTCGGGTGGCGCCGCAACACCAACCGGACGCTCACGTACATGGAGTGGCGGCGGGGGACGTCGCACCCGAGGACCCACGAAGCCGGGGACGTCACGGAGGAACTGCTCAGGAAGATGAGGACCGGCGCCGCCAACTGCACGTACAACGGCGCGGCCACCAACATGTGCTTCGTGTTCGCCCGCAAGTTCTCGCCGGACGCGCTGGCCCCGCTGCTCGAACTGGCTCCCAAAGTTATGGGTTTCGGCTGAGACGCAGAGATCCATCGGTCgtcatggatgcatgcatgttcagTCAGGTACATGCTAGTCAATTCTACTTCTCCATGTTTTTACATGATATgctaatttttatgtttatatttgatcattcgttttattgaaaaaatcatataattattttgttttaatttaatttattactatgagAACTTTAAGTGgacttataatttatataattagataaatttttaaaataagacgaatggtcaaatataaatataaaaatgaatgccgtcatataaaaaaacggaggaagtagcgAGTTACCAGTCGGAATATTTCTCAAAAGAGcaattttttcattcttgaaGAGGTATTATaaggtaccactattttctacataaaatttggtatctatTGGTATCTTAGTTACtagaagatactaaattttgtaTTGAAAACAGTGACACCTCATGACATCTCctcaaggatgagaaaaatggTCTTCTCAAAATTGTCGCATGACAGAGTCTAAGGACCAGTGGTATATTAGATGTAGCCATTTAGGTGAAAATCGTATCTCTAAAGTATAAAATGCATCTCCCACCTGTATTTGGGCAGTGACCGGGAGAAGAATTTTGCACCGAATAATTCTCAATATACTACTGTTTAGTTGATACTGGGTCGAACTCGATCGAACTAGATGACAGAGCATTGGTCGGGGCAGTTTTACGGACATATACTCTATTTTATTACCCATTTGGCTATTTCTTGGAATATTTTGACCCGGATTATGATCGGTATGGGGTATTAATAAACCGGAGGCGAACAATCGCAGCGAGTTATCTGTCCTCGTTACTGTGCGCTTCTACTGTTCTCCAGTTCTACGTTGTATCTTAAGTTTCCAAAGTTGACAAGGACAGCACATGGCTTGAGCTACGTAAGCCGAAAAGGTTCTGCTAGAATGACGAAACCACGCTATTGTCTCTCGGAGTTGAACCTTTGAACATGCATAATTGAAAATTAGAATATACAtagaatttttctattttctttgagatttgcttcggtc
This is a stretch of genomic DNA from Oryza brachyantha chromosome 1, ObraRS2, whole genome shotgun sequence. It encodes these proteins:
- the LOC102719240 gene encoding plastidic glucose transporter 4 — protein: MMRCAVKCGGNVVVAAARGDRRSPAIAPPPTTARMPDRVLCCGMRSRGADLAGVEMAGPQGGGVTGLFRARSSPRYARVRATASVDPEDIPLEKVQSKSSGSVLPYVGVACLGAILFGYHLGVVNGALEYLAKDLGIAENAVLQGWVVSTTLAGATAGSFTGGALADKFGRTRTFILDAIPLAVGALLSATAQDVRTMIIGRLLAGIGIGISSALVPLYISEISPTEIRGALGSVNQLFICIGILAALVAGLPLAGNPAWWRTMFGISVVPSILLALGMAVSPESPRWLFQQGKLSQAETAIKKLYGREKVAEVMYDLKAAGQGSSEPDASWFDLFSKRYWKVVSVGAALFLFQQLAGINAVVYYSTSVFRSAGIASDVAASALVGAANVFGTMVASSLMDKQGRKSLLITSFSGMAASMLLLSLSFTWKALAPYAGPLAVAGTVLYVLSFALGAGPVPALLLPEIFASRIRAKAVALSLGMHWVSNFFIGLYFLSVVNKFGISTVYLGFASVCALAVLYIAGNVVETKGRSLEEIERALSSAS
- the LOC102718960 gene encoding uncharacterized protein LOC102718960 isoform X1, coding for MGSPSYRLAAAITIPSTDEFLVVRQPPPPSPAPASEEEEEYRGYVDSELYDLPSAPLRPLAGELRSDVTIRGADSIAGRLDISRLDVSAALAQICDQFGLPSGVCGEWRFLKYVEEAEFGPDAGLNTVLIIGSLESKLEALQESCKWMTKECALGLLSEAKPGGTRIGPYAYVGLVKTELPSNWTIGSALPSQEYPPGITLVPMKSRTLQPFRTTNLVVVLAANAAGGSACSDCVASGDALLIDPGCCSQVHGKLAELVDSLPKKLVVLVTHHHNDHVDGLSVVQRCNPDAALLTHENTMNRIGKGNWSIGYTAVAGGEIICIGDQQLQVVFAPGHTDGHMGVLHVNTNALIVGDHCVGQGSATLDNRAGGNMMDYFQTTYKFLDMSPHVLIPMHGRINLWPKHMLCGYLRHRRAREASILQSIENGARTLFDIVSKTYADVDRKLWIPASFNVRLHVDHLNSQHKLPKSFSMEKFEASCGMDFMLRWAVAYVQARSSPATLAATALAGGLAIAYAFKRKSGNEL
- the LOC102718960 gene encoding uncharacterized protein LOC102718960 isoform X2, producing MGSPSYRLAAAITIPSTDEFLVVRQPPPPSPAPASEEEEEYRGYVDSELYDLPSAPLRPLAGELRSDVTIRGADSIAGRLDISRLDVSAALAQICDQFGLPSGVCGEWRFLKYVEEAEFGPDAGLNTVLIIGSLESKLEALQESCKWMTKECALGLLSEAKPGGTRIGPYAYVGLVKTELPSNWTIGSALPSQEYPPGITLVPMKSRTLQPFRTTNLVVVLAANAAGGSACSDCVASGDALLIDPGCCSQVHGKLAELVDSLPKKLVVLVTHHHNDHVDGLSVVQRCNPDAALLTHENTMNRIGKGNWSIGYTAVAGGEIICIGDQQLQVVFAPGHTDGHMGVLHVNTNALIVGDHCVGQGSATLDNRAGGNMMDYFQTTYKFLDMSPHVLIPMHGRINLWPKHMLCGYLRHRRAREASILQSIENGARTLFDIVSKTYADVDRKLWIPASFNVRLHVDHLNSQHKLPKDFSLQMFNRSCDEFVPTL
- the LOC102718683 gene encoding glycosyltransferase BC10-like, which translates into the protein MNSTNKPMAASHSGSKLLKAVLFLLIFSLGFIMGMVSMANFPKFYDSPLLSPMLFSSLAPSSTPTAPAPSPETPCAWPPSSPSPPPPSAPPPPVERPAAPAGLAAFLAPSGVVHAMTDEELLWRASMAPKVSRTPYSRVPKVAFMFLVTNRLPLRPLWEKFFAGHNRSLYSIYVHSHPPFAASLPTDSVFYGRMIPSQRTSWGDANLVEAERRLLANALLDLSNERFALLSESCIPIFDFPAVYAHLTGSNDSFVDCFDNAGARARYKPDVFGRHNITQAHWRKGSQWFEMDRALAVEVVADGSYFPAFRACTRCIIDEHYIPTLVNILGWRRNTNRTLTYMEWRRGTSHPRTHEAGDVTEELLRKMRTGAANCTYNGAATNMCFVFARKFSPDALAPLLELAPKVMGFG